A stretch of the Bacteroidales bacterium genome encodes the following:
- a CDS encoding FG-GAP-like repeat-containing protein has protein sequence MSHQPLNHSIMSTCISTHIRNIILYCIVILCPYIPVNGQKQETTRLQSLSADDELISKISSMAGVGCDTVKMKQILQKFSATKDPSISGQQLAQLKSEIGQLTESGKRTMQSRTLSVGYPDELPVTFQWYVSPAGNDNNPGTSQAPFRSIQRAVDAASSGDAVKIEDGKYNGYVILENKDIYLIGNLYCPYAVILDSYGFDPTPVLNISGGSPEIHGMTLMRGTTGINISNAYPYLSHLIIKQNSGQAIDTGGTFYFALYNSLLYNNNAGGGPVVLLEPPTSGYGVAEIRNATITDNKGTHTFSISSGGPAYLYLYNSIIFNWSIEQEIVIYGMAGTASVSYSHLSNWPIYEEDSRIYLDHLIGSDPEFKSIFYSRIPIYDLSDSSPCIDAGDPGSEWNDRFGKGTARCDMGAYGWESRMIAEDSYYTMYDIYGDNILNPFLTDTYSGDFTYEDTQQIEDFTEQYTAVPGTDVFYQFRIDKPVDIEISHCGSGISGNTYIALFDASGNVIAESRDDTESCPQYATLTHLKLTPGSYYVVSKSLSASSGSMKTTIKGFFRGDRLDSPINSGEYHTGFQYSDPQDTNDFTNTDPQNPSNDIYYKLIITKKMDVVISHCDDSSISGTYIQLLDKDGHLIAYNDRSITTYSPSVVDEATILNSNPGAGTLETCKGFVLEPDFHFAADANNSLTLRTNESLCRIENTPEGEGCPSGQQAYLKISGLEAGTYYIVSEGYSQNGLVTTNIQGYEIDYPDDFHYPDPLPTEGNHPSETAPVGMTAGTFNVGATGAATYSIPIAVPTGVNGLQPSLSVTYNSQAGNGIAGWGCSLSGISAITRRPKTIYHDGKAGPVEYEYNEHMDLSLDGQVLIRNGISAGVNTVFYPESDPYTAVVLRGSISDPWFEVITKDGTIYRYGSTLSSKQGSGRTHTWYLDRVTDPYGNYMSYSYSPVNQYIYLTGITYGYNTNITRATSHNVTLEYETRPDITPFYLRTTRGEMNRRLKKITTKTGSEIFREYHFAYSNADQFSRLASVTEKNGSGEALKPVTFQWSTYGSSNDHTVQNLTLYSSINPFKSQIFATADLNGDGISDIIGITPGYDSLSVRGTLSQQFISEKTPDGSYRYISDYPKLLPQSYQFNNWTQQVEQMAFNPLGDGKQYLLAPVYPDNMTGGPKVMFYVYNHENVNGNPSVPQVVPTPYDRNGILDLTASSELPAYATGDIDNDGKEEIIYIEKGARDGYYPAKIGKLEKLDGIHKPVFKSWTDRRLDLPSKPEKIFIADFNGDGMNDLLVFYSGGHTLYFNQGSSKSYFDDNRKETPSYTANKYSALQVGDFNGDGLPDLILNNTDDPDWYFLLNQGNGTFIRGSEPAITLPDMHDHDFTAKDNHRFSCMVLDLDFDGKSDVVITKGIYDQESTWGNFREVKTIWLRSTGSTLTPIVPPVVSSFEDNGNNAFFIAGDFNGDGHSEIANYGHNCFIGGTTGREWRVYQRNGLQPENGLLTSLTDGMGHQTSIGYANFTDPDFYTKGVGGIYPVMDIQPAMMAVKEVTVPDGVGGTSVTTYKYEGLKIHLTGKGLLGLTKTKATNDISGMTVESGIRSWNERYTPKTVYQRTLLGDKIIDSTRIVYALIDKGPNQYFTHPGIQVKKDEYGNMVTIARTYDDNGNITREKTKYGTNDNMYQTTYYSDYVPTVGIWIPHKPQKITMVQKHPDDLDSCVVRTEYTYDGSKNHILSRKDNAHAGDKAVTTLYTYDTWGNALSETVSATGVPTTSRKFEYDRSGRFPVRKSFVPASSAASYIYDTWGNMLTETDETNSADKFTTTHTYDGWGRRTATITHDGHKQTYSTGWGSSLSRKYYTLTQGNGIPWVKTWYDASGRETKTETIGPEGMPISSVKAYDEKGLVKADTTVQGALTTWAGYLYDPQGRKTEESYSNGKNVSYTYGNRIVTTLVNRGEENPETYTRTYDAWGNVKTSSDPADEVSYTYYSNGKPAFITAGQGTTSARFEMEYDGVGNQTALVDPNAGRIEYRYDALGRVIRQKDAKGQIQGTAYDALGRVVADTLGNEITQYTYVPSGNGIYQLQKVQADDKSISYTYDRFGRVVTEKRQMDGESDLHFAFSYDAFDRLKKTTYPEGFEIINDYDAYGNRVKVTAGAQPIWELAGYTGRVTTAILGSNMTSVTTRDEQGLLTGLRTSIGNTDIRHFTYRFNSSSGNLESRTGMVPKTESFEYDHNRLHVVKHDDEEKMKIEYEANGNIKTKTGLGSYDYHPSRVHAVEYVDNTGDLLNWRGQTIEYTAFHKASNIKDTTENDEALELDIIYGPEQQRWKSELKKDGIVIKSTIFAGDYEKITENGITRHLYYISGGDGLAAVYVKQAGEQDKTYYAHTDHLGSIVKLTDNNGNPVFQASYDAWGLQTLSESNTFTFHRGYTGHEHLPEFGLINMNGRMYHPVLGRFLSPDPFVQAPEYSQNFNRYSYCLNNPLVYTDPSGEWIHLLAGALIGGISNWATNGANFTWEGLGYFGVGALTGALSAGVGVGAQTASSGASFWAGFVGNPQGISTILNVGYTSSFFHGAMTGGLSGFTGGFGISFGNSLLKGESLKDAFGGGLTAGLISGLSGALVSGISDGIIASAQGRHFWRGGKIYKGTMADQSTVLGTPVGQRGRRNCLAANVEYIDRSFGGDLSQESVRNWMGGDPDLDLLIDGLIWDKYMLESGHKVIGVDARSVSLGEISRSMNQGARVSVNLRTDNGHSVTIRSIQMKAITKPNGDLLRKRIFYYIADPRNGGQTFRLSSKDISNAYNIFFIYP, from the coding sequence ATGAGCCACCAACCACTCAACCATTCAATAATGAGCACCTGTATATCTACCCATATCAGAAATATTATTTTATACTGTATTGTTATTTTATGTCCGTATATCCCTGTAAACGGGCAAAAACAGGAAACAACCCGGTTACAGTCCCTATCAGCCGACGATGAACTGATCAGTAAGATATCGTCCATGGCAGGCGTAGGATGCGACACGGTGAAAATGAAACAAATCCTGCAAAAGTTTTCCGCAACCAAAGACCCGTCCATTTCCGGACAGCAGTTAGCGCAACTGAAATCCGAGATCGGGCAGTTGACAGAAAGCGGTAAGCGCACCATGCAAAGCAGAACGCTTTCCGTAGGATATCCCGACGAGTTACCTGTTACTTTTCAATGGTATGTATCCCCGGCAGGCAACGACAATAATCCGGGAACGTCACAGGCGCCGTTCCGCAGCATACAGAGGGCCGTTGATGCAGCCTCATCAGGCGATGCCGTAAAAATAGAAGACGGCAAATATAACGGCTACGTTATCCTGGAAAATAAGGATATCTATCTGATAGGCAACCTGTATTGCCCCTATGCCGTTATCCTGGATTCGTACGGTTTCGATCCGACCCCGGTATTGAATATCTCCGGCGGGTCGCCGGAAATCCACGGAATGACCCTGATGCGGGGAACCACCGGTATAAACATCTCCAATGCCTATCCCTATCTTTCACACCTTATCATTAAGCAAAACTCCGGACAGGCGATCGATACCGGCGGGACTTTTTATTTCGCACTGTACAATTCGCTGCTGTACAACAACAATGCAGGCGGAGGACCAGTGGTTCTCCTGGAACCACCCACTTCCGGGTACGGAGTAGCAGAGATCCGTAATGCTACCATCACAGACAATAAAGGTACACACACTTTTTCCATTTCTTCAGGCGGACCAGCTTATCTTTATCTGTACAATAGCATTATCTTTAACTGGAGTATTGAACAGGAAATAGTTATATACGGCATGGCCGGAACCGCTTCCGTGTCTTATAGCCACCTAAGTAACTGGCCCATTTACGAAGAAGACAGCCGGATATATCTCGATCATCTGATTGGTTCCGATCCGGAATTCAAAAGTATTTTCTATTCCCGGATACCCATTTATGATCTGAGCGATTCCTCCCCCTGTATCGATGCCGGCGATCCGGGCAGCGAATGGAACGACCGGTTCGGAAAAGGTACCGCCAGGTGCGATATGGGCGCCTACGGGTGGGAATCCAGGATGATAGCGGAAGATAGCTATTACACCATGTATGATATTTACGGGGACAACATCCTTAACCCTTTTCTTACAGACACCTACTCAGGAGATTTTACCTATGAAGATACACAACAAATAGAAGATTTCACGGAACAGTATACCGCAGTTCCGGGGACAGATGTTTTTTACCAGTTCCGGATTGACAAGCCCGTGGACATAGAGATCAGCCACTGCGGTTCCGGAATTTCCGGGAACACCTATATTGCCCTGTTCGATGCATCCGGGAATGTGATTGCAGAAAGCAGGGATGATACGGAAAGCTGTCCGCAATATGCCACCCTGACCCATTTAAAGCTGACACCCGGTTCTTACTATGTGGTGTCTAAATCTTTATCGGCCTCCTCCGGCTCCATGAAAACCACCATTAAAGGCTTTTTCAGGGGCGACCGCCTGGACAGTCCCATTAATTCCGGGGAATACCATACCGGATTTCAATACAGCGATCCTCAGGATACCAACGATTTCACCAATACGGATCCCCAGAACCCTTCTAATGATATCTACTACAAGCTGATTATTACCAAAAAAATGGATGTGGTCATTTCCCACTGCGACGATTCGTCCATTTCCGGCACCTATATACAACTGCTGGATAAGGACGGCCACCTTATTGCCTATAATGACCGTTCGATCACTACCTATTCCCCTTCTGTCGTAGACGAAGCAACCATACTGAACAGCAATCCCGGAGCAGGCACCCTCGAAACCTGCAAAGGATTTGTCCTCGAGCCCGACTTTCATTTTGCCGCTGATGCGAACAACAGCCTTACCCTCAGGACCAATGAATCACTTTGCCGGATCGAAAATACTCCCGAAGGAGAAGGTTGTCCCTCCGGGCAGCAGGCCTATCTGAAAATTTCCGGGCTTGAAGCCGGCACCTATTATATCGTATCGGAAGGATACAGTCAGAATGGATTGGTTACCACTAATATACAAGGATATGAGATCGATTATCCCGATGATTTTCATTACCCGGATCCTCTGCCAACCGAAGGGAACCACCCTTCCGAAACAGCTCCCGTAGGGATGACTGCCGGTACATTCAATGTCGGCGCTACCGGTGCAGCCACTTACAGTATTCCTATCGCGGTCCCCACCGGAGTAAACGGATTACAACCCTCCCTGTCGGTCACATACAACAGCCAGGCAGGTAACGGCATTGCCGGGTGGGGATGCAGCCTTTCCGGCATATCAGCCATCACACGGAGGCCAAAGACCATTTATCATGACGGGAAAGCCGGTCCGGTCGAGTATGAGTACAACGAACATATGGATTTGTCCCTGGATGGCCAGGTGTTGATCAGAAATGGGATTTCCGCAGGAGTCAATACCGTTTTTTATCCCGAAAGCGATCCGTATACAGCCGTTGTGCTGAGAGGAAGCATTTCCGATCCCTGGTTTGAAGTAATCACCAAGGACGGTACGATATACCGTTACGGCAGTACCTTATCCAGTAAACAAGGATCCGGCAGAACCCACACCTGGTACCTGGACCGCGTTACCGACCCGTATGGTAATTATATGAGCTATTCCTACAGTCCGGTGAACCAGTATATCTACCTGACAGGAATTACTTACGGGTACAATACCAATATCACTCGCGCTACATCCCATAATGTAACGTTAGAATATGAGACCCGTCCGGATATCACCCCCTTTTACCTTCGGACCACCAGGGGCGAGATGAACCGCCGTTTGAAAAAAATAACGACAAAAACCGGATCGGAAATATTCCGCGAATATCATTTTGCATACAGCAACGCCGACCAGTTTTCGCGGCTGGCTTCCGTTACGGAAAAGAACGGGAGTGGAGAAGCCTTGAAACCGGTAACCTTCCAGTGGAGTACCTATGGAAGTTCTAACGATCATACTGTCCAAAATCTGACATTATATTCTTCCATCAATCCGTTCAAAAGCCAGATATTTGCCACTGCCGACCTGAATGGCGACGGAATCAGCGATATCATTGGGATTACACCCGGCTATGATTCCCTGTCCGTAAGAGGCACTTTGTCCCAGCAATTTATTTCCGAGAAAACCCCGGACGGCAGCTATAGGTATATTTCTGATTATCCTAAGTTGCTGCCGCAGAGCTACCAATTCAATAACTGGACCCAGCAGGTGGAGCAGATGGCCTTCAACCCTTTGGGCGACGGTAAACAATATTTACTGGCCCCCGTGTATCCGGATAATATGACTGGAGGACCGAAGGTCATGTTTTATGTATACAATCATGAAAATGTGAACGGAAACCCAAGTGTTCCTCAGGTAGTTCCAACTCCCTATGATCGTAATGGGATACTGGACCTGACAGCCAGCAGCGAACTTCCTGCTTATGCTACCGGGGATATTGATAATGACGGGAAAGAGGAGATCATTTATATAGAAAAAGGAGCCAGAGATGGATATTATCCGGCTAAAATCGGGAAATTAGAAAAACTTGATGGAATCCATAAACCGGTATTTAAAAGTTGGACCGACCGGAGGTTGGACTTACCCTCCAAGCCGGAAAAAATATTCATTGCCGATTTTAACGGCGATGGGATGAATGATTTGCTGGTATTTTATTCGGGAGGACATACCCTGTATTTTAACCAGGGAAGTTCAAAGTCTTATTTTGATGATAACCGGAAAGAAACACCATCATACACTGCCAACAAATATTCGGCGCTACAGGTGGGTGATTTTAACGGTGACGGTTTACCCGATCTGATTTTGAATAATACAGATGATCCCGACTGGTATTTTTTACTGAATCAGGGTAACGGCACCTTTATCAGGGGTTCCGAACCAGCCATTACCTTGCCGGACATGCATGATCATGACTTTACTGCAAAAGACAACCACCGGTTCAGTTGTATGGTGCTGGACCTTGACTTTGACGGTAAATCCGATGTGGTGATCACCAAAGGGATTTATGATCAGGAAAGTACATGGGGGAACTTCCGGGAAGTCAAAACCATCTGGTTGCGTTCCACCGGCAGTACGTTAACACCTATCGTTCCACCGGTAGTCTCCTCATTTGAAGACAATGGCAATAATGCCTTTTTCATTGCCGGGGACTTTAATGGTGACGGCCATTCGGAGATCGCCAATTATGGACACAATTGCTTTATCGGCGGTACTACCGGAAGGGAGTGGCGGGTATATCAACGTAACGGGCTGCAACCCGAAAATGGTTTGCTCACTTCCCTGACTGACGGTATGGGGCACCAAACCAGTATCGGATATGCTAACTTTACCGATCCGGATTTTTATACTAAAGGTGTGGGAGGAATTTATCCGGTGATGGATATTCAACCGGCTATGATGGCCGTAAAAGAAGTGACGGTCCCGGATGGCGTCGGCGGCACTTCCGTGACGACCTATAAATATGAAGGATTGAAAATTCATCTGACAGGTAAAGGGCTGTTAGGGTTGACAAAAACAAAAGCCACCAACGATATTTCCGGAATGACTGTGGAATCAGGCATTCGATCATGGAACGAGCGATATACCCCGAAGACCGTTTATCAGCGTACCCTGTTGGGTGACAAAATTATCGATTCGACCAGAATCGTATATGCATTGATCGACAAAGGCCCGAATCAATATTTTACCCATCCCGGCATACAGGTTAAGAAAGACGAGTATGGGAATATGGTTACTATCGCCCGTACTTATGACGATAATGGTAATATTACCCGGGAAAAGACAAAATACGGTACGAACGACAACATGTACCAGACTACATATTATTCGGATTACGTACCTACAGTAGGAATCTGGATCCCGCACAAGCCCCAAAAAATAACCATGGTACAGAAACACCCGGATGATTTGGATTCCTGTGTAGTACGAACCGAATATACCTATGACGGCAGCAAGAACCATATCCTTTCACGGAAAGACAATGCCCATGCCGGGGACAAGGCAGTTACCACCCTTTATACCTATGACACCTGGGGGAACGCCCTGAGTGAAACCGTCAGCGCCACAGGCGTGCCCACCACTTCCCGGAAGTTCGAATACGACCGTTCCGGACGCTTCCCGGTCAGGAAATCTTTTGTTCCCGCCTCTTCTGCGGCGAGCTATATTTATGATACCTGGGGAAATATGCTGACGGAGACCGATGAGACCAATTCCGCCGATAAGTTCACTACTACACATACCTATGACGGGTGGGGCCGTCGTACGGCAACTATCACCCATGACGGGCACAAACAAACCTACAGTACCGGCTGGGGTAGTTCGTTAAGCAGGAAATACTATACCCTGACCCAGGGTAACGGTATTCCCTGGGTAAAGACCTGGTACGATGCTTCGGGGCGTGAAACTAAAACAGAGACCATAGGACCGGAAGGCATGCCTATCAGTTCTGTAAAGGCTTATGATGAAAAAGGGCTGGTAAAAGCGGATACCACTGTACAGGGAGCATTGACTACCTGGGCAGGTTATCTCTATGATCCACAGGGCAGGAAAACAGAAGAAAGCTATAGTAACGGGAAAAATGTATCCTATACCTATGGTAACCGGATAGTAACCACTTTGGTAAACAGAGGAGAAGAAAACCCGGAAACATATACCCGGACCTATGATGCCTGGGGAAATGTCAAAACCTCCAGTGATCCTGCCGATGAGGTCAGCTATACTTATTATTCCAACGGAAAGCCGGCATTTATCACCGCCGGTCAGGGCACCACTTCCGCCAGATTCGAGATGGAATACGATGGCGTAGGCAACCAGACCGCCTTAGTCGATCCCAATGCCGGCCGGATCGAATACCGCTACGACGCCCTGGGGAGGGTGATCCGGCAGAAAGATGCCAAAGGACAGATACAGGGCACCGCTTATGACGCCCTGGGAAGGGTAGTAGCCGATACGTTGGGTAATGAGATCACCCAATATACCTATGTCCCTTCCGGCAATGGCATCTACCAATTGCAGAAAGTGCAGGCAGACGACAAGTCCATCAGTTACACCTATGACCGCTTTGGCCGGGTGGTCACCGAGAAACGTCAGATGGACGGGGAAAGCGACCTTCATTTTGCCTTTAGCTACGATGCCTTCGACCGGTTGAAGAAAACGACCTATCCGGAAGGATTTGAGATCATCAATGATTACGATGCCTATGGTAACCGGGTAAAAGTAACCGCAGGCGCACAACCCATATGGGAGCTGGCGGGCTATACCGGCAGGGTGACTACGGCGATACTGGGCAGCAACATGACATCCGTTACCACCCGGGATGAACAGGGGTTATTGACCGGGTTGCGTACCTCTATAGGCAACACCGATATCCGTCATTTCACCTACCGGTTCAACAGTAGCAGCGGCAATCTGGAATCCCGCACGGGCATGGTCCCTAAAACGGAAAGCTTCGAATACGACCATAACAGGTTGCATGTGGTAAAACACGATGACGAAGAAAAGATGAAGATTGAATACGAAGCCAACGGCAATATCAAAACAAAAACCGGCCTGGGCAGTTATGACTACCATCCGTCCAGGGTACATGCTGTGGAATATGTTGATAATACCGGCGATCTTCTGAACTGGCGCGGTCAAACCATTGAATATACCGCTTTCCATAAGGCAAGCAACATCAAGGACACCACGGAAAATGATGAAGCCCTTGAACTGGATATTATTTACGGTCCGGAACAACAACGGTGGAAATCCGAATTAAAAAAGGACGGTATTGTTATAAAAAGTACGATCTTTGCAGGAGATTACGAAAAGATCACGGAAAATGGGATAACACGGCATCTATATTATATTTCGGGCGGCGACGGCCTGGCAGCAGTCTATGTAAAGCAGGCAGGCGAGCAGGATAAGACGTATTATGCGCATACCGACCATCTGGGAAGCATTGTTAAACTGACGGATAACAACGGCAATCCGGTCTTCCAGGCCAGTTATGATGCCTGGGGGCTGCAAACATTATCCGAAAGTAATACTTTTACCTTTCATCGCGGCTATACTGGTCATGAACACCTGCCTGAGTTCGGACTGATCAATATGAATGGTAGGATGTACCATCCGGTGCTCGGAAGGTTTTTAAGTCCCGATCCTTTTGTGCAGGCGCCGGAGTATTCACAGAACTTTAACCGGTATAGTTATTGTCTGAATAATCCGTTAGTATATACCGACCCTAGTGGGGAATGGATTCATTTACTTGCAGGTGCTTTAATCGGAGGAATTTCAAACTGGGCTACAAACGGAGCAAACTTTACGTGGGAAGGTCTAGGATATTTCGGAGTAGGCGCTTTAACAGGGGCACTAAGTGCAGGTGTCGGTGTCGGCGCTCAAACTGCTTCATCCGGAGCATCTTTTTGGGCTGGTTTTGTTGGTAATCCCCAAGGGATATCAACTATTCTTAATGTTGGTTATACATCAAGTTTTTTTCACGGAGCTATGACTGGGGGGTTATCCGGATTTACAGGAGGATTTGGTATAAGTTTCGGTAACTCATTACTTAAAGGCGAAAGTCTTAAAGACGCTTTTGGAGGAGGCCTAACTGCCGGACTGATTTCCGGTTTATCCGGGGCACTTGTCAGTGGAATTTCTGATGGAATAATTGCTTCAGCACAAGGTCGGCATTTTTGGAGAGGAGGTAAAATTTATAAAGGAACAATGGCAGATCAAAGTACTGTCCTTGGAACACCTGTTGGACAAAGGGGACGAAGAAATTGTTTGGCAGCAAATGTTGAATACATTGATCGATCATTTGGTGGAGACTTGTCTCAAGAATCAGTTAGAAATTGGATGGGAGGTGATCCAGATCTTGATTTATTAATAGATGGATTGATATGGGATAAATATATGCTTGAAAGTGGTCATAAAGTTATAGGAGTAGATGCTCGGAGTGTATCATTAGGCGAAATTTCAAGAAGTATGAATCAAGGTGCAAGAGTATCTGTTAATTTAAGGACAGATAACGGACATAGTGTCACTATCAGAAGCATTCAGATGAAAGCAATTACAAAACCCAATGGTGATTTATTAAGAAAAAGGATATTCTATTATATAGCAGATCCCCGAAATGGTGGGCAAACTTTCCGTTTATCTTCCAAGGATATTTCTAATGCTTACAATATTTTCTTTATATATCCATAA
- a CDS encoding T9SS type A sorting domain-containing protein, producing MQYAINRSTSGQGIKVGEGRYTECLDFNGKSVQVVGNPHDPMSTIIDAEGRGRVITMTRRETASTLLCGFTLTGGSAVSTVYPDHHGAGIYLFDNANPVLSDLVITGNTASSVSALAALHSSAPTVRNVLIYGNTSFGGLDVRIHNNISNARFHNVTLSDGQGSERASILVSSNSTLEVKNSILYNSSYANELEVSASILNVSYTNIKGGSGSIFRHSGTINTGAGIINVVPGFVDPPSGKYQLTAGSPCIDMGDPAAGWNDLNAPPSRGTVRNDLGAYGGQVTAQPYQETLPTIRKVRFSYDPSGNMKSREKILVSQAQSFSRLKSGNMQDYQWEEADWDTPVPTPVEEQLQENKVTIYPNPTRGDLRVDITGEIPSGSMIYLYNSSGSPVRHWANLSGSNQLDIPELPAGTYLMRLILGKEAGVWKIIKQ from the coding sequence ATCCAGTACGCCATCAACCGTTCCACCAGCGGACAGGGCATCAAGGTGGGCGAAGGCCGCTACACCGAATGCCTCGATTTCAACGGCAAGAGCGTTCAGGTAGTCGGTAACCCCCACGATCCCATGTCCACCATCATCGATGCCGAAGGCCGTGGACGGGTCATCACCATGACCCGCAGGGAAACTGCCAGTACCTTGCTGTGCGGTTTCACGCTGACCGGTGGCAGCGCCGTTTCCACCGTTTACCCCGACCACCATGGCGCCGGTATCTACCTGTTTGATAATGCCAACCCGGTACTCTCCGACCTGGTCATCACCGGCAATACGGCCAGCAGCGTTTCTGCCCTCGCCGCCCTGCACAGTTCCGCCCCCACAGTCCGCAATGTGCTCATCTACGGCAACACCAGTTTTGGAGGTCTGGACGTGCGTATCCACAATAACATCAGCAATGCCCGTTTCCACAATGTGACACTGTCCGATGGGCAAGGCAGCGAGCGCGCTTCGATCCTTGTCTCTTCCAACTCCACCCTTGAAGTAAAGAACAGTATCCTGTACAATTCCTCCTATGCGAACGAACTGGAAGTCAGCGCCTCGATCCTTAACGTCAGCTACACCAACATCAAGGGTGGCAGCGGGAGTATCTTCCGGCACAGCGGAACGATCAACACCGGCGCCGGGATCATCAATGTCGTTCCCGGTTTTGTGGACCCCCCTTCAGGCAAGTACCAGTTGACGGCCGGTTCCCCGTGCATCGACATGGGAGATCCGGCAGCCGGATGGAACGACCTGAACGCCCCGCCCTCCCGCGGTACCGTCCGCAACGACCTGGGCGCTTACGGCGGACAGGTTACCGCACAACCCTACCAGGAAACCCTTCCCACCATCCGTAAAGTACGTTTCAGCTACGATCCCTCCGGCAATATGAAAAGCCGCGAGAAAATACTGGTGAGCCAGGCACAAAGTTTCAGCCGTTTAAAATCAGGAAATATGCAGGATTACCAGTGGGAAGAGGCCGATTGGGATACCCCGGTGCCGACGCCTGTCGAAGAACAGCTACAAGAGAATAAAGTCACCATCTACCCCAACCCCACCAGGGGTGACCTGAGGGTAGACATTACCGGTGAGATTCCCTCCGGCTCGATGATCTACCTGTACAACAGCAGCGGTTCCCCTGTCCGCCATTGGGCGAACCTTTCCGGCTCCAACCAGCTGGACATTCCGGAGTTACCTGCGGGTACCTACCTGATGCGGTTGATCCTGGGCAAGGAAGCCGGCGTATGGAAAATTATCAAGCAATAA
- a CDS encoding GH3 auxin-responsive promoter family protein, giving the protein MSLINSIVNSFNAGRLKKIERFKKNPGLVQEKMWAGLIKRAKDTEWGKQYDFNSIRNIKDFQDRLPLQTYEDIKPYVDRIREGKDNILWPGSTRWFAKSSGTTGNKSKFIPVTREALIKCHYQGGRDVLAVYAKQNPKTRVFTGRTLTLGGSHQIDNVDNRSLYGDLSAILIQNVPRWVNLLRTPPSDIALLGDFEKKLELITEISVRQHVVGFTGVPSWNMVLMKHILERTGKQHIMEVWPDMELFIHGGVSFTPYREQYEKLFPSDNMHYFETYNASEGFFALQDDPDDSGMLLMLDYHVFFEFIPLNELGKESPEVLTIDQVETGKNYAIVISTNGGLWRYMIGDTVTFTSLYPHKIKISGRTRQYINAFGEEIIVDNAEKALHEACKTTGAIISEYTAGPVYMDQDNNGAHEWLIEFEKEPDDLSRFTQALDQALCSLNSDYEAKRNNNITLRMPIVRSMPKGSFYNWMRNTGKLGGQNKVPRLANDRKYIEDILGTTVAK; this is encoded by the coding sequence ATGTCACTGATCAACTCTATTGTAAATAGTTTCAATGCAGGAAGGTTAAAAAAGATCGAACGGTTCAAGAAAAATCCCGGACTGGTACAGGAAAAGATGTGGGCCGGGTTGATCAAAAGAGCAAAGGATACCGAATGGGGTAAGCAATATGATTTTAATAGTATCCGTAATATAAAGGATTTTCAGGACAGATTGCCTTTACAGACTTATGAAGATATCAAACCATATGTGGACCGGATCCGTGAGGGAAAAGACAATATCCTTTGGCCGGGTTCTACCAGATGGTTTGCCAAATCTTCAGGAACAACCGGGAATAAAAGTAAATTCATACCGGTTACCCGGGAAGCATTGATCAAATGTCATTACCAGGGTGGCCGTGACGTGCTTGCCGTCTATGCGAAACAAAACCCGAAAACCAGGGTTTTCACAGGCAGGACCCTTACCCTGGGGGGAAGCCACCAGATCGACAATGTAGATAACCGGAGTTTATATGGGGATCTTTCCGCCATATTGATCCAGAATGTTCCCAGATGGGTCAACTTATTACGGACTCCTCCTTCTGACATCGCATTGCTGGGAGATTTCGAAAAAAAACTGGAGCTGATCACGGAAATATCCGTCAGGCAGCATGTGGTCGGCTTTACCGGGGTGCCTTCGTGGAACATGGTGTTGATGAAACATATCCTGGAACGTACCGGTAAGCAGCATATCATGGAGGTATGGCCGGATATGGAACTGTTTATCCATGGCGGTGTAAGTTTTACCCCTTACCGGGAGCAGTATGAAAAGTTATTCCCTTCCGATAACATGCATTATTTTGAGACCTATAATGCTTCGGAAGGATTCTTTGCATTACAGGATGATCCGGATGACAGCGGCATGTTGCTGATGCTTGACTACCACGTGTTTTTTGAATTTATCCCGCTGAACGAGTTAGGTAAGGAATCTCCTGAAGTGCTGACTATCGACCAGGTGGAAACCGGGAAAAATTATGCCATTGTGATCTCTACGAATGGGGGACTTTGGCGGTATATGATCGGCGATACCGTCACTTTTACTTCCCTGTATCCACATAAAATAAAAATTTCTGGCCGTACCAGGCAATACATCAATGCTTTTGGGGAAGAGATCATTGTGGATAATGCGGAAAAAGCGTTACACGAGGCCTGCAAAACTACCGGGGCCATTATATCCGAATATACTGCAGGGCCTGTATATATGGATCAGGACAACAATGGCGCACACGAATGGCTGATCGAGTTTGAAAAAGAACCGGATGATCTTTCCCGTTTCACTCAGGCACTCGATCAGGCTTTATGTTCGCTGAATTCCGATTATGAAGCCAAACGAAACAACAACATCACATTAAGGATGCCGATTGTACGATCCATGCCTAAGGGATCTTTCTACAACTGGATGAGAAATACGGGAAAACTGGGCGGACAAAATAAGGTGCCGCGACTGGCCAACGACCGGAAATACATTGAGGATATACTGGGAACTACAGTTGCCAAATGA